The DNA region ATGACCGTCCTGACCGGCGCAGGCGTCAGCGATATCAAGGTCGGCGCCAATGGCGTGACCGCCAAGCTGAAGGACAAGGCGGGCAAGGAAAGTGCCGCCGAATTCAGCCATATGATCGTCGCGATCGGCATCGTCCCTAACACCGCCGACATTGGCCTCAAAGAACTGGGCGTCGATGTGGACGATCGCGGCTTCCTCAAGACCGACGAGATGTGCCGCACCAATGTCGAAGGCCTGTGGGCGATCGGTGACATCACCGCGCCGCCATGGCTCGCGCACAAGGCGAGCCATGAAGGCGTGATCACCGCCGAAGCGATTGCCGGCAAGCATCCCCACGCCATGGACCCGCGCAACATCCCGGGCTGCACCTATTGCCATCCGCAGATCGCCAGCGTCGGCCTGACCGAAGCCAAGGCGAAGGAAGCGGGCTATGACGTAAAGGTCGGCATGTTCCCCTTTATCGGCAATGGCAAGGCGATCGCGCTGGGCGAAGCGGAAGGCTTCACCAAGACCGTGTTCGACGCCAAGACCGGCGAATTGCTGGGCGCCCACATGATCGGCGCGGAAGTGACCGAGATGATCCAGGGCTATACCATCGGCAAGACGCTGGAAACGACCGAAGCGGAACTGATGCACACCGTCTTCCCGCATCCCACCATTTCGGAATCCATGCATGAAAGCGTGCTCGCGGCATATGGCCGTGCGCTCCATATCTGATCGGCGCACACGCCAGGTGAAAGGCGCGGGGGCTTTGGCTCTCGCGCTTTTTTGCGTCCTGGCGATCGCGCTGATGCAGCGGGCGGGATGGCTCGATGGCTTGAATGTAGGCCTGATGACGCTGGCGGGGCAGGCGCGGGAGACGGCGACCGGCGGACCCATCACCATGGTGATGCGCCTGGCGTCCGCCTTGGGTGGAACGGCCGGACGGCTGGTGCTGCTGGCGGCAGTGCTGTTGCCGCTTATGTGGACCGGGCGATGGCGCGCGGCAGGCTGGCTTGCCGCGACGATGGCGGGGGGAACGTTGCTCAACCTTGGCCTGAAGCAGATTTTCGCCGCCCCGCGCCCCGATCTCCTGCCGCATCTGGACAATGTCCACAGCTACAGCTTCCCCAGCGGCCACGCGGCGGGCAATATGATGTTCTTCGGTGCCGTCGCGATGCTGGTCGGATCGCGGCTTGGTTATCGCGCGGCGGCGGCGATCATCCTGTTGATCGGTGTCAGCCGCGTCTGGCTGGGCGTCCATTGGCCCAGCGACGTGACCGCAGGCTGGATCGAAGGACTGGGCTGGCTCGTCCTGTGCGGCGCCTGGCTACCAGCGCGGGGAGGGGAGCAACAGCGCGCGACCGATGCTGCTGTGTGGCGGCATCCCGTCGCTGGTGATGAAGCCATGGACCCAGAAACTGTCGAACACGGCCGCAGCGGCGATCAGCAATAGCGCGATCCCGGCGGCGGCGAACAGCCGCTGCGCGCCCTGGATCGCCCCTTGCGGCGACAGCGCGATCAGCACCAGCGGCAGGACCGGCAGGAAATACCGCCCCTGCGTCCCCTGAATATAATCCGCGCCCAGCGGCGTGCCGGTCAGATACATGGCGGTTTCGATCAGCAGCGCCACGCCTGCAGCCACGGCCAGCCACCATAGCCGCTGCGCGATACCGAAACGCGCGCCCATGCCGTTGGCGACACCCGCACCCAACATGACCGCACCCAACGGATAGGCGATCAGCGGCAGCAGGATCGCGTTCCATCCAAAGCGCCCTACGATCTGCAGCGCATAAACCGGCGCCCGCTCGATCACGCTGCTGAACAGGATGCGGACATAGCCCAGCGGATCGTGCAGCACGATGGCAAGCTGCGCCTGCAACGGCGCGGTCATCATCGTCTCGCCGGTGCGGCGCGACTGGATATGATAGAGCGCCTGGCTCCCACCCGACACATGCATCCAGCCGATAAAGGCGATCGCCCCAAGCGCGCCCGCCAACAGGATCAACCCGGGCCGCATATCCCCTCGATGTTGCTGCCATCGCAATCCGGCCGCCATCAGCGGCAGATAAACGCCCTTGCACAGCGCCAGCAGCGGCCCGGTGATCAGCAATGCCGCCGATCGTGCCGGGGCCGCACCCATGAAACCCGTCCGCAACGCCAGCGCCAACCCCACAAAGCCCAGCCCATTGATGATGGCATCGGGCGAGAGCGACCCGGTCTGATAGGCAAAGGTCGGCAGCAGCGCCGTCGCCAACAACGCATTGCGCCCGAACGGCAGCAACCGCAGCGCCGCGATCAACAGCGCGAGGCCCGTCAGCGCATTGACGATCCGCCCCACATAAAAGGCGTCGATCCACGGCAAGTCCAGCGCCCGGCCCATCGTCAGCCCCGCCGCGCCTGCCGCATACAGGGTCGGCGCATAGCTGGCGACATTAGGAAAATCGGCAAAGGCGGTGCCGGGCCGACCGGCGTCCGCACCCGCGCTACGCCCTAATTGCGCGCGATCGAACAGGCGCACCGTCGGCGGTACGTCGGTCGGAAAATCGACGGCATGAATGTCCAGCGCCGCGCGGGGCAGGTCCAGGCCGATGGCGTCGCCGCGCTGTTTGGTCAGCATATCGCCCTGCACCAGCGCCAGCGCCTTCATATAATGCTGGTTCTCGTCCGGCGCCTGGAACGGCGGGGTGACGATGGCGAAGAACACCGTCGCCACGCACACCGCCGCCAGCAACAGTTTCTCGATCGGTGTCCATGGCGCCGCAAACAGCATGTCCGCATTGCTACGCCGTTGCATGGATTGTCGTTCGCTTCGCATGATCCGCCGTGACTTGCCGTCCCCGCTTCACGGCGACATTGCGCAAAAGATTAGGGATCAGCCCTTAACATTTCGCGTCTGTATCGAAAATTTGCTGGACCGCCCGGCGAACGCGCGCGCCTATTCCTCGACCGGCTCCAGCGCGACCGGCGGATGCAGCCGCAACCGGGTCACGCGGCGACCATCGCTGGCGATGATCTCCAGCTTCCAACCGCTCGGCCCATGCTCGACGATCTCGCCCGGTTCCGGCACGCGCCCTGCCAGGACGAAGGCCAGACCGCCCAGCGTGTCGACATCCTCTTCGACCTCGCCCAGCTTTTCGTCAATCTCTTCGGCGACGTCGTCCAGTTCGGCGCGCGCATCGGCTTCCCACAGGCCACCCTCTAGCGGGATCAGCATCGCCTCGGGCGCATCGTCATGCTCGTCCTCGACCTCGCCGACGATTTCCTCGACCAGATCCTCGAACGTCAAAAGCCCTTCGGTGCCGGAATATTCGTCCAGCACGATCGCCAGATGCGTGCGCTTGGCCCGCATTTCGGCGAGCAGATCAAGCGCACCCATGCTTTCGGGCACATAGAGTGGCTGGCGGATCAACGGTTCCAGCGTCTCGGGCACGGGCGACTTGCCGGCCAGGATCGCAAAGGCGTCGCGAATGTGGATCATCCCCACAATCGTATCGAGCGTACCGCGATACACCGGGACGCGACTGTGCCCGGCCTCGGCGAACAGCGCAGCCAGATCGGCGAAGCTCGCCGTTTCCTCGATCGCGATGATGTCCGCGCGTGGCACGGCGACGTCATCGACCGTATGTTCGGAAAAATGGAGCAGGTTGCGTACCATCTGGCGCTCGATCGCCGACAGGTCGCCCTTTACCGGTGCGCCGCCGCTTTCGTCCTGCTCGTCCTCGTCATACTCGTCGAGCGCTTCTTCCAGTTCCTTGCGCAGGGTCTGGGCCTCGCCCTCGCCAAATAGCAGCGACTTGATGCCGCTCCATAAGCCGCCTTCGTTGCTACTGTCCCCTTCTTTCGAAGGGGTGCCGTCCTTCGGACTGCCGTCAGCCATAATGTCCATCAATCCCCAGTTACGCGATCCCCATAGGGATCGGGAAGGCCCATGCTCAGGAGCGTGGCGATCTCCAGCGCTTCCATCGCTTCGGCCTCATTCTCGTCCATATGATCATATCCAAGCAAATGAAAAGTCCCATGGACGATCAGATGCGTGGCATGGTCGGCGATCGATATGCCTTTGTCCGCGGCTTCGGCAGCACACACGCCTTCGGCCAGCACGATGTCGCCCAGCAATATCTCGCCATCGTCGGTATTGCCGGTGGCCTGCAACAGGTCTTCCTGCACCATCGGAAAGGACAGGACGTTGGTCGGCTTGTCCTTGTCGCGATAGGCGCGGTTCAGGCCGTGGACTTCCTCGTCCGACGTCAGCTTGACCGCGACTTCATACAGCGCCTGGTCGCTGGCGAACGCCGCATAGGGACTGTGCGCGATGGCGCTGGACACGGCGCGCTGGGCCAGCATGTCCCAGTCGATGCCGGGCCAGCCCTCTTCATGCAGGACGGCGACTTCAATCATACCTTACCACTCCACCGTTCGGTTCGAGCTTGTCGAGAACCATGTTTCGACGATGTCTCGCAACAGGTCCGAAGCTGCTCAAACCGAACGAACATATTTGGGATTCACGCATCCGGCCCCTCATATGCCTGCACGATCCGCCCGACCACCGGATGGCGGACGACGTCGGCAATCCCGAAGGGAACCATGGCGATCCCTTCCACCCCATCCAGCCGCGCCACTGCATCGGCCAGGCCGGAAGTGCCCGGCTGCGGCAGATCGACCTGTTTGGGATCGCCGCAAATGACCATGCGGCTGCCCTCGCCAAAGCGGGTCAGGAACATCTTCATCTGCGCAATCGTCGTATTCTGCGCTTCGTCCAGCACTATGAAGGCGTTGGCGAGCGTCCTCCCGCGCATGAAGGCCAGCGGTGCGATCTCTATCTCGCCGCTCGCGATCCGCCGTTCCACTTGCTCGGCAGGCAGCGTGTCGTGCAACGCATCGTAGATCGGGCGGAGATAGGGGTCGACCTTCTCCTTCATGTCGCCCGGCAAAAAGCCCAGCTTCTCGCCCGCTTCCACAGCAGGGCGCGACAGGATCAGCCGGTCGACGCTGCCGGTGATCAACTGGCTCACCGCCTGCGCCACCGCCAGATAGGTCTTGCCCGTACCTGCCGGCCCGAGTGCGAAGATGATGTCGTTGCGGTTCAGCGCCTCCATATAGGTGACCTGCGTCGCGGATCGCGGGACGATCGTCTTCTTGCGCGTGCGGATCATCACCTTGGGCGGTTCGGCGACGTCATGACGGATGATGCCATCCAGCGTCGGTTCCGATGACATGGCGATCACCGCCTCCACAGCACCGGTGTCGATCTCCTGACCCGCAACGATCCGATTATATAGGCCCGTCATCACATCACGCGCCCGGGCGGCGGCATGCGCCTCCCCCTCGATCTGCAACTTGTTGCCTCGCGCGGCGATATAGACGCCCAACCGATTTTCGATCGCCACCAGATTGCGGTCATATTGACCGAACAATGTGCCTAGCAGATGCGGCTTTTCGAACGTGACTTCCAACCGCGCGCGCTCTGCCACGGCTTCACGATGATGTTGGTTCGGTTTTTTGCCCATGGTCAGCCCCTTTTCCCGTCCGTCATGCTCGCCAAAGCGAGTATCCATCTTCCGCCGCTCGATCCTGGAGGACGGGGGCGAAGAGGGGTTCCTGCATATGCCGGAACGACGGTTTTTTGGTTCAAGCGGCTTTCCTCCTGCTGGGTTCGCCGGCCAGGCTGTTGGGACCGGCACTGATGATATCGACTTCTACCATATCGCCGATGGAAAGTTCCGGCACGGTGACATGAACGGACTGGAGCCAGGGCGTCTTGCCGATCAACTGGCCGACATTGCGGCCCTTGCGCTCCAGCAATATCTCGGTGCTGCGGCCGACCGTGGCGGTGTTGAAATCCACCTGATGCCGGTTGATCGCGGCCTGCAATCGCGCCAGTCGATCATCCATCACATCAGCGGGTATCTGATGATCCATGTCGGCCGCCGGCGTGCCGGGGCGGGGACTATATTTGAAGCTGTAGCATTGCGCATAACGCACCTGATCCACGATCTTCAGCGTGTCTTCGAACTCCGCATCCGTCTCGCCAGGAAAGCCGACGATGAAGTCGCCCGATACCGCGATATCGGGCCGCACCGCGCGCACCCGTTCGATGATCCGCAAATAGCTGTCGACATCATGGCTGCGGTTCATGGCCTTGAGGATGCGGTCATTGCCCGACTGCACCGGCAGATGTAGGAACGGCATCAGCTTGGCTTCCTCGCCATGCGCGGCGATCAGTCCGTCGCTCATGTCGTTGGGATGGCTGGTGGTGTAACGGATGCGCTTGAGGTCGCCGATCTTCGCCAGCGCGCGGACCAGTCCGTCCATGCCCTGCATTGTGCCCTTATCGTCTTCCCCGGTCCAGGCGTTCACATTCTGACCCAGCAGCGTGATTTCGCGTACGCCGCCATCGACCAGCGCCTTGGCCTCGTCCAGGATGGCGTTCCACGACCGGCTGATTTCCGCGCCGCGCGTGTAGGGCACCACGCAGTAGGTGCAGAATTTGTCGCACCCTTCCATGATCGTCAGGAATGCGGTGGGCCGCGCCTGCTTGGTGCGCGCGGGCAGGGCGCCGAATTTCGACGCCAGTGGCATGTCCGTATCCACGGCAGCTTCGCCGCGACCGGCCCTGTCGATCAGGTCGGGCAGGCGATGATAGGCCTGCGGACCCACGACGATATCCACATTGCGCGCCCGGCGCTGGATTTCGCTGCCTTCCGCCTGCGCGACGCAACCCGCCACCGCAATCATGGGGCGGCTGCCATCTTCGCGCACCATGCGACCGATGTCGGAATAGACCTTGTCCACCGCCTTCTCGCGAATATGGCAGGTGTTGAGGATGACGAGATCGGCATCCGCACCTTCCGCCGCAGCGGTCATGCCACGCGTGCCGAGCATTTCGGCCATGCGCTCGCCATCATAGACGTTCATCTGGCAGCCGAAGGATTTGACGTGGAAGGTCGCCGGAACTGTCTTCGCTACTTTGGGAGGGGCATCGTTTCGATTCATCATAGCCGCTATACAGGCGGCAACGGCGAAGCGGAAGGGCGCTGATGCGCACCGGAACTTTGGGCGATACTCTGCGCAATCCGGTCCCGCGCCGTGGCGGCAATCACCTTGCGATCGGCGCATTGCGCGGGATCGAACGGCTCCAGAAAGCGCAATGTGACGGTCAGCGGCCCCTTGCGCCCCAATATCCGCATCACGTTGGCTCCCGCAGGTTCATCGCCATGCCAGGCGATGTCCGCCGTCGCGGCGCCATAATCGATATGCACCGGCTGGATCATCACGGCGCGCGGCGGCGGTAGCAGCACCGCCAGCAGCGTCGGCTTGAACGGCAGCAACCCGCTGCCATCGCTCGTCGTGCCTTCGGGGAAAAGCGCGACCGGTTGATGCCCCAGCATGGCCGCGCGCAAAGCCTCGATCTGCCGGGCCAGCGCGCCACGCCGCTCGCGCGCCACGAATAGGGTGTTATTCTGCGCGGCCAGCCAGCCGATCACTGGCCAGCGGGCGATGCCGTCATGCGCGACAAAGGCTGCACCGGTCGCACCCGCCAGCGCCAATATGTCGATCCAGCTCACATGATTGGCGAGCAGGAAGATGTCGCCATCGTGCGGCCGTCCGTCTGTCCGCACTCTCGCCCCGACCGATCGCGCCGCCAGCGCCAGAAACCGGCGCGGCCAGGGGGAGGGGCGGCGCGCGATGCGCCAGGCCAGATGCGGGATCAGGCAGATGCCCAGGCTGGCGATCAGCGCCGCGATGCGCAGCGCCCGGCGTAACCGTGCCAATCGGTCAGTTCTTTCGGTCGATCGCGACGCCGTACAACTCCATGCGATGATCGACCAGGCGGAAGCCCAGCTTCTCGGCGATGATTTTCTGTAATTGTTCCAGTTCCGGGTCGACAAATTCGATGACGTTGCCGGTTTCTACGTCGATCAAATGGTCGTGATGCGATTCAGGTGCGGCTTCATACCGCGCGCGGCCATCGCCAAAGTCATGCCGGTCCAGGATACCTGCTTCTTCGAACAGGCGCACGGTGCGATAGACGGTAGCGATGGAAATGCCCGGATCGATCGCCGCCGAACGGCGATGCAATTCTTCCACGTCGGGATGGTCCGTAGCATCGCTCAGCACCTGGGCGATCACCCGGCGCTGTTCGGTGATGCGCAGCCCCTTTTCATGACACAGGGCTTCGACGTCGATTTTACGGTTCATGAAGTCTCGCTTGATGGCTTGTGCGAAAGATTGCGTGAAGCCTAGCGACTTTTACCAATGCAGGAAAGGGGCGCATCGGCGATGCGCCCCTTTCGGTCCGGCTTTTGAATGAAGCCGTGTATTTACTTGGCGCGGGCCGGGGCGGGGGTGCGGCGACGCTTGGTGCCCAGGCCGATCTTCTTCGCCAGGTTGCGGCGCTGTTCGGCATAGTTGGGGGCGACCATAGGATAGTCGGCCGGCAGGTTCCACTTGGCGCGATAATCGTCCGGCGTCATCTGATAATGGGTCATCAGGTGGCGCTTGAGCATCTTGAGCTTCTTGCCGTCTTCCAGGCAGATAATATAGTCGGGCTTGATCGAAGACCGGACCGAAACAGCAGGCTCCGGCTTGACTTCGGGCACGACCACAGG from Sphingobium sp. HWE2-09 includes:
- a CDS encoding DUF2142 domain-containing protein, with product MRSERQSMQRRSNADMLFAAPWTPIEKLLLAAVCVATVFFAIVTPPFQAPDENQHYMKALALVQGDMLTKQRGDAIGLDLPRAALDIHAVDFPTDVPPTVRLFDRAQLGRSAGADAGRPGTAFADFPNVASYAPTLYAAGAAGLTMGRALDLPWIDAFYVGRIVNALTGLALLIAALRLLPFGRNALLATALLPTFAYQTGSLSPDAIINGLGFVGLALALRTGFMGAAPARSAALLITGPLLALCKGVYLPLMAAGLRWQQHRGDMRPGLILLAGALGAIAFIGWMHVSGGSQALYHIQSRRTGETMMTAPLQAQLAIVLHDPLGYVRILFSSVIERAPVYALQIVGRFGWNAILLPLIAYPLGAVMLGAGVANGMGARFGIAQRLWWLAVAAGVALLIETAMYLTGTPLGADYIQGTQGRYFLPVLPLVLIALSPQGAIQGAQRLFAAAGIALLLIAAAAVFDSFWVHGFITSDGMPPHSSIGRALLLPSPRW
- a CDS encoding lysophospholipid acyltransferase family protein → MARLRRALRIAALIASLGICLIPHLAWRIARRPSPWPRRFLALAARSVGARVRTDGRPHDGDIFLLANHVSWIDILALAGATGAAFVAHDGIARWPVIGWLAAQNNTLFVARERRGALARQIEALRAAMLGHQPVALFPEGTTSDGSGLLPFKPTLLAVLLPPPRAVMIQPVHIDYGAATADIAWHGDEPAGANVMRILGRKGPLTVTLRFLEPFDPAQCADRKVIAATARDRIAQSIAQSSGAHQRPSASPLPPV
- the ybeY gene encoding rRNA maturation RNase YbeY, which gives rise to MIEVAVLHEEGWPGIDWDMLAQRAVSSAIAHSPYAAFASDQALYEVAVKLTSDEEVHGLNRAYRDKDKPTNVLSFPMVQEDLLQATGNTDDGEILLGDIVLAEGVCAAEAADKGISIADHATHLIVHGTFHLLGYDHMDENEAEAMEALEIATLLSMGLPDPYGDRVTGD
- the lpdA gene encoding dihydrolipoyl dehydrogenase; the encoded protein is MAENYDVIVLGSGPGGYVAAIRAAQLGLKVAIVERENLGGICLNWGCIPTKALLRSAEIFHYMQHAGDYGLAAEKISADIAAVVKRSRGVAKQLNQGVTHLMKKNKITVHMGDGKLTGKGKLSVTKDGKTEELTAKNIVLATGARARDLPGTPADGKRVWTYRHAMTPPEMPTKLLVIGSGAIGIEFASFYNDMGADVTVVEMMDRIVPVEDADVSAFLEKALKKQGMTVLTGAGVSDIKVGANGVTAKLKDKAGKESAAEFSHMIVAIGIVPNTADIGLKELGVDVDDRGFLKTDEMCRTNVEGLWAIGDITAPPWLAHKASHEGVITAEAIAGKHPHAMDPRNIPGCTYCHPQIASVGLTEAKAKEAGYDVKVGMFPFIGNGKAIALGEAEGFTKTVFDAKTGELLGAHMIGAEVTEMIQGYTIGKTLETTEAELMHTVFPHPTISESMHESVLAAYGRALHI
- a CDS encoding MucR family transcriptional regulator codes for the protein METELAQSELLITLTSDIVAAHVSNNSVAVSDVSSLIQNVHAALAGLSEPVVVPEVKPEPAVSVRSSIKPDYIICLEDGKKLKMLKRHLMTHYQMTPDDYRAKWNLPADYPMVAPNYAEQRRNLAKKIGLGTKRRRTPAPARAK
- a CDS encoding Fur family transcriptional regulator, producing MNRKIDVEALCHEKGLRITEQRRVIAQVLSDATDHPDVEELHRRSAAIDPGISIATVYRTVRLFEEAGILDRHDFGDGRARYEAAPESHHDHLIDVETGNVIEFVDPELEQLQKIIAEKLGFRLVDHRMELYGVAIDRKN
- a CDS encoding hemolysin family protein; this translates as MADGSPKDGTPSKEGDSSNEGGLWSGIKSLLFGEGEAQTLRKELEEALDEYDEDEQDESGGAPVKGDLSAIERQMVRNLLHFSEHTVDDVAVPRADIIAIEETASFADLAALFAEAGHSRVPVYRGTLDTIVGMIHIRDAFAILAGKSPVPETLEPLIRQPLYVPESMGALDLLAEMRAKRTHLAIVLDEYSGTEGLLTFEDLVEEIVGEVEDEHDDAPEAMLIPLEGGLWEADARAELDDVAEEIDEKLGEVEEDVDTLGGLAFVLAGRVPEPGEIVEHGPSGWKLEIIASDGRRVTRLRLHPPVALEPVEE
- the miaB gene encoding tRNA (N6-isopentenyl adenosine(37)-C2)-methylthiotransferase MiaB; the encoded protein is MNRNDAPPKVAKTVPATFHVKSFGCQMNVYDGERMAEMLGTRGMTAAAEGADADLVILNTCHIREKAVDKVYSDIGRMVREDGSRPMIAVAGCVAQAEGSEIQRRARNVDIVVGPQAYHRLPDLIDRAGRGEAAVDTDMPLASKFGALPARTKQARPTAFLTIMEGCDKFCTYCVVPYTRGAEISRSWNAILDEAKALVDGGVREITLLGQNVNAWTGEDDKGTMQGMDGLVRALAKIGDLKRIRYTTSHPNDMSDGLIAAHGEEAKLMPFLHLPVQSGNDRILKAMNRSHDVDSYLRIIERVRAVRPDIAVSGDFIVGFPGETDAEFEDTLKIVDQVRYAQCYSFKYSPRPGTPAADMDHQIPADVMDDRLARLQAAINRHQVDFNTATVGRSTEILLERKGRNVGQLIGKTPWLQSVHVTVPELSIGDMVEVDIISAGPNSLAGEPSRRKAA
- a CDS encoding PhoH family protein; amino-acid sequence: MGKKPNQHHREAVAERARLEVTFEKPHLLGTLFGQYDRNLVAIENRLGVYIAARGNKLQIEGEAHAAARARDVMTGLYNRIVAGQEIDTGAVEAVIAMSSEPTLDGIIRHDVAEPPKVMIRTRKKTIVPRSATQVTYMEALNRNDIIFALGPAGTGKTYLAVAQAVSQLITGSVDRLILSRPAVEAGEKLGFLPGDMKEKVDPYLRPIYDALHDTLPAEQVERRIASGEIEIAPLAFMRGRTLANAFIVLDEAQNTTIAQMKMFLTRFGEGSRMVICGDPKQVDLPQPGTSGLADAVARLDGVEGIAMVPFGIADVVRHPVVGRIVQAYEGPDA